A stretch of the Candidatus Hydrogenedentota bacterium genome encodes the following:
- a CDS encoding GMC family oxidoreductase N-terminal domain-containing protein, producing the protein MNAAKHTCKVVVVGTGAGGAVAGAELAGAGIDTILVEQGHYWKTEDHDDIVGAFSRLYLNGGMTVTLGNPPIPVPLGCAVGGTTIINSSTCFRPSEEKMAAWGGPSPAELEPCFAEIERRMNVHPAEEAVLGGNVRVMRRGCAELGVEIKPLSHNIKDCKGRGRCQYGCREGAKQSTDVTFVPDALAAGARLLSRHRVEKVLIRNGRAVGVSGVTTEGAFEITADVVVLALGALSTPAFLLRQGLANTSGKLGRGLTIHPAARVVAEFDGEVDGLNGLSQAGYIDQWADRGVMLEGVFMPPGLLMASLPGTGHEYKRLASAYRRLAAFGVMVTDTTTGRVMRGRLGNPFTAVYQLNQADAESMRFGMARLAEIYLAAGAKRVFTNMLPMPCLRNRDELRRFETVPIRPSHLEMMAFHPLGTCAMGASPVSSVVNHDLEAHDVGGLHVMDGSVVPASPGVNPQITIMGLAMRAAKHLSDTLH; encoded by the coding sequence ATGAACGCCGCGAAACACACCTGCAAGGTCGTCGTGGTGGGTACCGGCGCCGGCGGCGCCGTGGCCGGCGCCGAGCTCGCCGGGGCGGGAATAGACACCATTCTTGTGGAGCAGGGCCATTATTGGAAGACAGAGGACCACGACGACATCGTCGGCGCGTTCAGCCGCCTGTATCTCAACGGCGGCATGACCGTGACCCTTGGCAATCCACCCATTCCCGTGCCCCTGGGCTGCGCGGTGGGCGGCACCACCATCATCAACTCATCCACCTGCTTCCGTCCGTCCGAGGAGAAAATGGCGGCGTGGGGGGGGCCTTCCCCGGCGGAACTGGAGCCGTGTTTCGCGGAGATCGAGCGGCGCATGAACGTGCATCCGGCGGAGGAGGCCGTGCTCGGCGGGAACGTGCGCGTGATGCGGCGCGGCTGCGCCGAACTGGGCGTTGAAATCAAGCCGCTGTCCCACAACATCAAAGACTGCAAGGGGCGCGGGCGCTGCCAGTACGGATGCCGCGAGGGCGCAAAACAGAGCACGGATGTCACCTTTGTCCCTGACGCCCTCGCCGCCGGGGCCAGGCTCCTGTCCAGGCACCGTGTCGAAAAGGTGCTCATCAGGAACGGGCGCGCCGTCGGCGTGTCCGGTGTGACCACCGAAGGCGCTTTTGAAATAACCGCCGACGTGGTGGTGCTGGCTCTGGGCGCCCTCTCCACACCGGCATTTCTCCTGCGGCAGGGCCTGGCCAACACCTCCGGAAAGTTGGGCCGGGGCCTTACCATCCACCCGGCCGCGCGCGTGGTGGCGGAGTTCGACGGAGAGGTGGACGGGCTCAACGGCCTTTCCCAGGCGGGTTACATTGATCAATGGGCGGACCGGGGCGTCATGCTTGAGGGCGTGTTCATGCCGCCGGGCCTGCTCATGGCCTCGCTTCCGGGAACAGGTCATGAGTACAAGCGGCTTGCCTCCGCGTACCGCCGCCTTGCGGCCTTCGGGGTCATGGTCACGGACACCACAACGGGCCGCGTCATGCGGGGACGCCTTGGAAACCCCTTCACCGCTGTTTACCAGCTCAACCAGGCCGACGCGGAGTCCATGCGGTTCGGCATGGCCCGTCTGGCAGAGATTTACCTCGCCGCGGGCGCAAAAAGAGTCTTCACCAACATGCTGCCCATGCCATGCCTGCGCAACCGCGACGAGCTTCGGCGTTTTGAAACCGTGCCGATTCGCCCCTCCCATCTTGAAATGATGGCCTTCCATCCGCTGGGCACCTGCGCCATGGGCGCCAGCCCGGTGTCTTCGGTGGTGAACCATGACCTTGAGGCCCATGATGTGGGGGGGCTCCACGTCATGGACGGTTCCGTGGTGCCCGCGTCGCCGGGCGTCAACCCACAAATCACCATCATGGGCCTGGCCATGCGCGCCGCAAAACACCTCTCAGACACCCTCCACTGA
- the cas6 gene encoding CRISPR system precrRNA processing endoribonuclease RAMP protein Cas6 has translation MPMHELNGLQLIRLHFKVEFGNSGTVSHDWGNTLRGGFGHALRDISCALRRDNCGDCILGRDCAYGYLFETPIQASDAVMRKYTNAPHPFVIEPPASRRSFASEEEGTSFAFVLIGRAHKYLPHVLLAINRLGELGLGRDRVTYQVSTVTSDSGEVLYDRAAGRHVRPATPEFFSLDPGKHGVKKFSLIFESPLRLQNEGRILERPNIFDIVSALRRRAFLLNCFHGEGDGTQLSGAFLDAATEVVTNNSSFFWSEATRRSTRQQREIPLGGVLGRLDCEGDFGVLHPLLKIGDYVHVGKNATFGLGRMRTEEGDTT, from the coding sequence ATGCCGATGCATGAATTAAACGGATTGCAGTTGATTCGGCTGCATTTCAAAGTGGAGTTTGGAAATTCGGGAACTGTCTCCCACGACTGGGGAAACACCCTAAGGGGCGGTTTCGGCCATGCATTGCGGGACATTTCCTGCGCCTTGAGACGTGATAACTGCGGCGACTGCATCCTCGGGCGGGACTGCGCCTATGGATACCTTTTTGAGACCCCAATTCAAGCATCGGATGCGGTAATGCGAAAGTATACCAACGCCCCGCATCCTTTTGTCATTGAGCCCCCGGCTTCCAGGAGGTCTTTTGCGTCTGAAGAGGAGGGGACATCTTTCGCTTTTGTTCTGATTGGCCGCGCCCATAAATACCTGCCGCATGTCCTTCTTGCCATAAACCGCCTCGGGGAACTGGGTTTGGGACGTGACAGGGTGACCTATCAGGTTTCAACAGTCACATCAGATTCGGGCGAGGTCCTTTACGACCGCGCTGCGGGAAGGCATGTCCGTCCCGCCACGCCGGAATTCTTTTCCCTTGACCCTGGAAAACATGGCGTCAAAAAGTTCTCCCTGATTTTTGAAAGTCCCCTGCGCCTCCAAAACGAGGGCAGAATTCTCGAAAGGCCAAATATCTTTGACATTGTAAGCGCGCTCCGCCGCAGGGCATTCCTTCTGAACTGTTTTCATGGGGAGGGGGATGGTACCCAGTTGTCTGGGGCCTTTTTGGATGCGGCCACGGAGGTTGTTACGAACAACAGCAGCTTCTTTTGGTCAGAGGCCACCCGAAGAAGCACACGGCAGCAGCGGGAAATACCTCTGGGAGGCGTTCTTGGACGACTGGACTGCGAGGGGGACTTTGGTGTTTTGCATCCGCTGCTCAAAATAGGTGATTATGTCCATGTTGGAAAAAATGCCACTTTCGGGTTGGGCAGAATGCGCACAGAGGAGGGCGACACGACATGA
- a CDS encoding helicase-associated domain-containing protein — MRHGASLLASLEGLGRTTFKIAQELANNSRAGLTVRFLSKKLDVPMEEVEYLIDVNHRLFFTDLTKVKLVPEGFTAVRRINEGLTNHGDVPSLHARVKSLSPHDFRRLEERLGSEQPLAKKAAVDLLLQKYYRHPDGVPNYVATRGFSGAAIEVFDILWQSRSGVMPVSQIHSLHGGTEYDVEQALWELFQGFACFEMFRFDAEDRLLRVAGLLSEIRQYRQAGGGENGGAARLHAVKAEVLSRETRQLSLSDTICRIVGALAARPARLRNDGELFREDQRRLEEICGEDEEPSLNTCLWIASGLGWLAQVDNTLVVTDLEPIIALGRVARHRLVFDCVNRLTHNAAACRTVTMLLEDLREDAWYDTMEFVGHAIAHDEDKGRPVLKAMGGHYEYVNPAVSGREESNLARALEEHLFWLGVVERGECDRGSVIRITPLGRVLLKQLPDSVLRDAYPEPSGEIVVQPNFDIVVPRQEMDPLLTVPLDQFAERMSSGQVCVYRVTKDSYLQALQNGHDPAAFADFLVRHNRGGDLPANVRATLDDWRGGVKRIRLRTYHVIETDDPMVMLDLSHRKRLVKYLEPVNSQKSVRYRGASRAELIRLLEKEGFVIE; from the coding sequence ATGCGACATGGGGCGAGCCTGCTGGCTTCGCTTGAGGGACTTGGCCGCACCACGTTCAAAATCGCGCAGGAACTGGCCAACAACAGCCGTGCCGGCCTGACGGTCCGTTTCCTCTCCAAGAAGCTCGACGTGCCGATGGAGGAGGTGGAGTACCTCATTGACGTGAACCACCGCCTCTTCTTCACGGACCTGACCAAGGTGAAGCTTGTGCCGGAGGGTTTCACCGCGGTGCGGCGCATCAACGAGGGCCTGACGAACCACGGGGATGTCCCCTCGCTGCATGCCCGTGTGAAGTCGCTTTCCCCCCACGATTTCCGCCGGCTTGAGGAGCGGCTGGGTTCGGAACAGCCCCTCGCGAAAAAGGCGGCGGTTGACCTGCTGCTCCAGAAATACTACCGCCATCCCGACGGCGTGCCGAATTATGTGGCCACGCGGGGATTCTCGGGCGCCGCCATCGAGGTCTTTGACATTCTATGGCAGTCCAGGAGCGGCGTGATGCCCGTGTCCCAGATACACTCCCTTCACGGAGGCACGGAATACGACGTGGAGCAGGCCCTGTGGGAGCTTTTTCAGGGCTTCGCGTGTTTCGAGATGTTCCGTTTCGACGCGGAGGACCGGCTGCTCCGCGTTGCCGGGCTTCTGTCTGAAATCCGGCAGTACCGCCAGGCGGGCGGCGGGGAGAACGGGGGCGCGGCGCGCCTGCATGCGGTGAAGGCGGAGGTTTTGTCCCGTGAGACGCGCCAATTGTCCCTTTCGGACACCATCTGCCGGATTGTCGGCGCGCTCGCGGCGCGCCCCGCGCGCCTTCGCAACGACGGGGAGCTTTTCCGCGAGGACCAGCGCCGCCTAGAGGAGATTTGCGGCGAAGATGAGGAGCCCTCGCTCAACACCTGCCTGTGGATTGCCTCGGGTCTGGGATGGCTGGCGCAGGTGGACAACACCCTGGTGGTGACGGACCTCGAGCCCATCATCGCGCTGGGCCGTGTCGCCCGGCACCGGCTTGTTTTTGACTGCGTAAACCGCTTGACACACAACGCGGCGGCCTGCCGGACCGTGACCATGCTGCTTGAGGACCTTCGCGAGGACGCCTGGTACGACACGATGGAGTTCGTGGGCCACGCCATCGCCCATGACGAGGACAAGGGGCGTCCGGTGTTGAAGGCCATGGGCGGGCACTATGAATATGTGAATCCGGCGGTGTCGGGGCGCGAGGAAAGCAACCTCGCCCGCGCGCTGGAGGAGCATCTCTTCTGGCTGGGCGTCGTGGAGCGCGGCGAATGCGACCGGGGTTCCGTCATACGCATCACCCCGCTGGGCCGGGTCCTGCTGAAACAGCTTCCCGACAGCGTGCTCCGGGACGCCTATCCGGAGCCTTCCGGAGAGATTGTGGTCCAGCCCAATTTTGACATCGTGGTGCCCCGCCAGGAGATGGACCCGCTCCTCACCGTCCCCCTGGACCAGTTTGCCGAGCGGATGAGCAGCGGCCAGGTCTGCGTGTACCGGGTGACAAAGGACTCTTATCTCCAGGCGCTCCAGAACGGCCATGACCCCGCCGCATTCGCCGATTTTCTTGTGCGCCATAACCGGGGCGGCGACCTTCCGGCAAACGTGCGGGCCACCCTGGACGACTGGCGGGGCGGGGTCAAGCGGATACGGCTCCGCACCTACCACGTCATCGAGACGGACGATCCCATGGTCATGCTGGACCTGTCCCACCGGAAGCGTCTCGTGAAATATCTGGAGCCGGTGAATTCCCAAAAATCGGTGCGGTACCGGGGCGCCTCCCGCGCGGAGCTCATCAGACTTCTTGAAAAAGAGGGCTTTGTTATAGAATAG
- a CDS encoding SDR family oxidoreductase — protein sequence MAQRGIFFTGAGGFLGRFLLPHYLNRADTELFLLENGPFCARLRGFVEASVPDEKLRERVRILEGDITKPGLGLAAPLLDELKGRVTHAVHLAALYNLSAPRDISVRVNVDGTRNVLDFLGTLSNLQKFAHTSTLAVAGKYTGVFTEDDFDKGQSFKNFYEETKFLSEKLVRERRDGIPTVILRPSVVVGHSKTGEIEKIDGPYYTFVTIARHLQVVMPDCGPVKCHIAPVDFVMNAYHALFEDESSAGQVYYLMDPNPLTYNAFFDLACEEWGRMKPLIKLPAKYMKPLFKLGAVEKLSGIPWEAYLYGDQAIEYDIAKSTAALARNGIACPALPEYIGALIRYFREHYQDSGIRRDKWWEKKQ from the coding sequence ATGGCACAACGAGGAATATTCTTCACGGGGGCGGGCGGTTTTTTGGGCCGTTTTCTGCTGCCCCATTACTTGAACCGGGCGGACACGGAGCTTTTTCTGCTGGAGAACGGGCCGTTTTGCGCGCGGCTGCGCGGGTTTGTAGAGGCATCCGTCCCCGATGAGAAACTTCGGGAGCGGGTCCGCATTCTGGAGGGGGACATCACGAAGCCCGGTCTCGGTCTTGCCGCGCCGCTTCTTGATGAGTTGAAGGGGCGGGTGACCCATGCGGTGCATCTGGCGGCGCTGTACAACCTGTCCGCGCCCCGGGACATCTCCGTGCGGGTGAATGTGGACGGCACGCGGAATGTGCTGGACTTTCTGGGCACCCTGTCGAACCTGCAAAAGTTCGCGCACACGAGCACCCTCGCCGTGGCGGGGAAATATACGGGCGTTTTCACGGAGGATGATTTCGACAAGGGCCAGTCCTTCAAGAACTTCTACGAGGAGACCAAGTTCCTTTCGGAGAAACTGGTCCGCGAGCGACGGGACGGCATCCCCACGGTCATCCTGCGGCCTTCCGTTGTCGTGGGCCATTCCAAGACCGGCGAAATCGAGAAGATAGACGGGCCGTACTACACGTTTGTGACCATCGCACGGCATTTGCAGGTGGTCATGCCGGACTGCGGTCCGGTGAAGTGCCACATTGCCCCGGTTGATTTTGTCATGAACGCCTATCACGCCCTGTTCGAGGACGAATCCAGCGCGGGTCAGGTCTATTACCTGATGGACCCGAATCCGCTGACTTACAACGCCTTTTTCGACCTGGCCTGCGAGGAGTGGGGCCGGATGAAACCGCTCATCAAGCTGCCCGCCAAGTACATGAAGCCCCTGTTCAAACTGGGCGCGGTGGAAAAGCTGTCTGGCATCCCGTGGGAGGCATATCTCTACGGGGACCAGGCAATCGAGTATGACATTGCAAAGAGCACGGCGGCGCTGGCCCGGAACGGCATTGCCTGCCCGGCGCTGCCTGAGTACATCGGCGCGCTTATCCGGTATTTCCGGGAGCATTACCAGGACAGCGGCATTCGCCGCGACAAGTGGTGGGAGAAAAAGCAATGA
- the cas10 gene encoding type III-A CRISPR-associated protein Cas10/Csm1 has protein sequence MNAYETALGGLLHDIGKFMQRAHAPGTGLGGQSLGMREFVCPSYEGRHTHQHVLYTNEFMEKPWFLPVGLDRSAIANLASYHHRPDTKAHEMITLADRISSGMDREPDLDNEEDPRARFRRTRLVSVAAVVGNSALRPAQAPAFSLKTLSPNAAYPRRFQSEPDLTEEYRRLWDDFCDEWGTNRCPEPFGYVARAMSILERHTWCIPSATNALPDISLYDHMKTTAAIAVCLAADGADTRHPFLLAAGDLTGIQAYLYDIRPGSGSPARRLRARSFHVAAYAQSVCLGILHRLGLPPTQVILSAGGKFHLLLPNTPEVRGIMETAAADAETWLMTETAGDVALALASIPCAQADLIDFSATQARLHHALRAERDRAGHRLLAGAGSWSEEDFVLPPLEMLDGLCRACGRRGGTETTDQDGEVMLKCDACRDEEETGRLLPKARYAAFYTDNSGNFPAPLGSYSIVAEDRRIHGTPALVVDMDGTPDGTARPEWPLNAQAWARHAPRHADGNLLTFEEIAGTSTGRPALAFLKMDVDNLGWMFAHGLKREGRDRGASISRVATLSRTLELFFRDHLQETLRDEFPEAYLVYSGGDDVLALGPWDKIMALAWRVREDFRGFTGNNPAWTLSAGVALAGHHTPVLTAAAEADRRLEASKDTPGSDTVPWPCEWTDPDAPPSKDRITAFGTSIPWDRYKDVLDQAKDLLSWIETGVVNSGKVRRLLHCAELHRMYQRTRDTDFLRYVPMLVYDLKRNWKESTPALQAAKEWAAALVTPESRDIAALRFICEYALYGARGRNREA, from the coding sequence ATGAACGCCTATGAGACGGCACTCGGGGGGCTGCTTCACGACATCGGCAAGTTCATGCAGCGTGCCCATGCGCCCGGAACGGGGCTTGGCGGGCAAAGCCTGGGGATGAGGGAATTTGTCTGCCCCAGCTACGAGGGACGGCACACCCATCAGCATGTCCTGTACACCAACGAGTTCATGGAAAAGCCCTGGTTTCTTCCCGTCGGTCTGGACAGGTCCGCCATTGCCAACCTCGCCTCGTATCATCACCGGCCTGACACAAAAGCCCACGAGATGATAACCCTTGCGGACAGGATTTCATCGGGCATGGACCGCGAGCCGGACTTGGACAACGAGGAGGACCCGCGCGCGCGGTTCCGGCGTACCCGTCTTGTGTCCGTGGCCGCTGTGGTGGGAAACTCGGCTCTTCGACCCGCGCAAGCGCCCGCTTTTTCACTGAAAACGCTTTCGCCCAATGCCGCCTATCCCCGGCGCTTTCAGTCAGAGCCCGACCTTACCGAAGAGTACAGGCGGCTGTGGGACGACTTCTGCGACGAATGGGGCACCAACCGCTGTCCGGAACCCTTCGGCTATGTCGCGCGGGCGATGTCCATCCTGGAACGCCACACCTGGTGCATTCCCTCGGCCACAAACGCCCTTCCGGACATCTCCCTCTACGACCACATGAAGACCACGGCGGCCATCGCCGTGTGTCTTGCGGCGGACGGCGCCGACACCCGCCACCCTTTCCTGCTTGCGGCGGGCGACTTGACCGGCATTCAGGCCTACCTCTACGACATCCGTCCCGGCAGTGGAAGTCCGGCCCGGCGCCTGCGCGCCCGTTCCTTTCATGTCGCCGCCTATGCCCAGTCTGTGTGCCTGGGCATCCTGCACCGTCTCGGCCTGCCTCCCACCCAGGTCATCCTCTCGGCGGGGGGCAAGTTTCACCTGCTGCTTCCCAACACGCCAGAAGTGCGCGGCATCATGGAAACGGCGGCGGCGGACGCCGAGACCTGGCTGATGACCGAAACCGCCGGGGACGTGGCGCTGGCTCTTGCCTCCATCCCCTGCGCCCAGGCTGACCTGATAGACTTTTCCGCCACCCAGGCCCGGCTGCACCATGCCCTCCGGGCGGAACGGGACCGGGCCGGACACCGCCTGCTGGCCGGCGCCGGGTCATGGAGCGAGGAGGATTTTGTCCTTCCCCCCCTGGAAATGCTCGATGGGCTGTGCAGGGCCTGCGGCAGGCGCGGCGGCACGGAAACCACCGACCAGGACGGTGAGGTTATGCTAAAGTGTGACGCCTGCCGGGACGAGGAGGAAACGGGCCGTCTTCTGCCCAAGGCCCGATATGCCGCCTTTTACACGGACAATTCCGGGAACTTTCCCGCGCCGCTGGGCAGTTACTCCATCGTCGCCGAAGACCGGCGCATCCACGGAACACCCGCCCTGGTGGTGGACATGGACGGAACCCCGGACGGGACCGCCCGCCCCGAATGGCCCCTGAACGCCCAGGCATGGGCGCGCCACGCGCCACGCCATGCGGATGGGAACCTGCTCACTTTCGAGGAGATTGCGGGCACCTCCACGGGAAGGCCAGCCCTGGCCTTCCTCAAAATGGATGTGGACAACCTCGGCTGGATGTTTGCCCACGGTCTGAAACGCGAAGGGCGTGACCGGGGGGCCTCCATTTCACGGGTCGCCACCCTCTCCCGAACCCTGGAACTCTTCTTCCGCGACCACTTGCAGGAGACGCTGCGGGACGAGTTTCCCGAGGCCTACCTCGTCTATTCGGGCGGCGATGATGTGCTGGCCCTCGGCCCCTGGGACAAGATTATGGCCCTGGCCTGGCGGGTCCGTGAGGATTTTAGGGGGTTTACCGGGAACAACCCCGCCTGGACCCTTTCCGCAGGTGTCGCGCTGGCCGGGCACCATACCCCGGTGCTCACCGCCGCCGCGGAGGCGGACAGAAGGCTGGAGGCGTCCAAAGACACCCCCGGCAGCGACACCGTCCCCTGGCCCTGTGAATGGACGGACCCGGATGCCCCCCCGTCAAAGGACCGCATCACCGCCTTTGGCACCTCCATTCCGTGGGACCGCTACAAGGACGTGCTGGACCAAGCCAAGGACCTGCTGTCCTGGATTGAGACGGGCGTGGTGAATTCCGGCAAGGTTAGGCGGCTGCTTCACTGCGCGGAACTGCACCGGATGTATCAGCGCACACGGGACACCGACTTTCTGCGCTATGTGCCCATGCTGGTTTACGACTTGAAGCGGAACTGGAAGGAGTCCACCCCGGCGCTCCAGGCCGCCAAGGAATGGGCCGCCGCCCTTGTCACACCGGAATCGCGGGACATCGCCGCGCTGCGTTTCATTTGCGAGTACGCCCTCTACGGGGCGCGTGGCCGAAACAGGGAAGCATGA